The Scleropages formosus chromosome 11, fSclFor1.1, whole genome shotgun sequence genome window below encodes:
- the fgf3 gene encoding fibroblast growth factor 3 translates to MLIILILLLLSLSDPSDQGLSPRLARTPSAPCARGQACDPRQRRDAGGRGGVYEHLGGAPRRRKLYCATKYHLQIHPNGKIDGSLEENNPFSILEITAVDVGVVAIKGLFSGRYLAMNKKGRLYASEVFNQECEFVERIHELGYNTYASRHYRTAPPSTGGGKHRASAERLWYVSINGKGRPRRGFKTRRTEKASLFLPRVLGNKDHEMVHLFRTNPRYRENLLKPAGRAERRRRRHRLGATKAKETED, encoded by the exons ATGCTCATAATTCTGATCCTGCTGTTGCTGAGTCTCTCGGACCCCAGCGATCAGGGACTGTCTCCGAGGCTGGCCAGGACCCCCAGCGCGCCTTGTGCCAGGGGCCAGGCGTGTGACCCGAGGCAGCGGAGGGATGCTGGGGGACGCGGTGGGGTCTATGAGCACCTCGGTGGGGCACCAAGGCGCAGGAAGCTGTACTGCGCCACAAAGTACCATCTGCAGATACACCCGAATGGCAAGATAGACGGATCTCTGGAAGAGAACAACCCTTTCA GTATACTAGAAATCACAGCTGTTGATGTTGGAGTGGTGGCCATAAAAGGTCTCTTCTCAGGGAGATATCTGGCCATGAACAAAAAAGGACGCCTTTATGCTTCA GAGGTGTTCAACCAGGAGTGTGAGTTTGTGGAGCGAATTCACGAACTGGGCTACAACACCTATGCCTCCCGGCACTACCGGACAGCGCCACCTTCCACTGGGGGTGGCAAACACCGAGCTAGCGCAGAGAGACTGTGGTACGTGTCCATCAATGGCAAGGGAAGGCCAAGGAGGGGCTTCAAGACCCGCAGGACAGAGAAGGCCTCCCTCTTTCTGCCCCGGGTGCTGGGCAACAAGGACCACGAGATGGTTCATCTGTTCCGCACCAACCCTCGGTACCGGGAGAACCTCCTGAAGCCAGCTGGGAGGGCAGAGCGCAGGCGCCGGCGACACAGGCTTGGTGCAACCAAGGCCAAAGAGACAGAAGACTGA